A section of the Cryobacterium soli genome encodes:
- a CDS encoding HNH endonuclease signature motif containing protein, whose product MGSIDVDGLTDAELVALTQMTEQVGRPADLARVTTATVVDYRARTGLGRDSLAWRLGASHHTDLLTRLTGASGQEMKRRVRLGEKIAPRMMGGTVLDPVFPTVAAALADGELGLDAAEEIVKGLADYKVHGRFDANPTDVDAAEAGLVESATGSVYGRSTDGDPITRLGDSDGFAYPADALRDMALQWQAALNPDGLAPNEEVLEAKSTFSFGGIRNGLYPLRGGVTPELKGIIQTLFNTYQSARTAPRFPSAEEQERIEAGELVPGEILDDRSGGEKRADILRGILTQIAQDPRTPTMGGMPPTVMVHVSAADLLAGIGVGWIDGVDAPLSMKTINQMVDNGGIRPVFFGGNGAVLALGNKARCFSPLQRRAITARDGGCIVPNCTSPAQWTELHHVIPWQNGGRTDIDNGVLLCWYHHHTIDTAGWNIRMVNGLPQVKAPHWLDPTGTWRRPNQHRAHDPNTRKPPNTE is encoded by the coding sequence ATGGGTTCGATCGATGTCGACGGTCTCACCGATGCGGAACTGGTCGCGCTGACGCAGATGACGGAGCAGGTCGGCCGGCCCGCGGATCTGGCCCGGGTGACCACGGCGACGGTGGTGGACTATCGGGCTCGGACGGGGTTGGGTCGGGACTCGTTGGCGTGGCGGTTGGGCGCGTCGCACCACACGGATTTGTTGACCCGGTTGACCGGGGCGTCGGGGCAGGAGATGAAACGCCGGGTGCGGTTGGGTGAGAAGATCGCCCCACGCATGATGGGCGGCACCGTCCTCGACCCCGTCTTCCCCACCGTCGCCGCAGCCCTGGCCGACGGGGAACTCGGGCTGGACGCGGCGGAGGAGATCGTGAAGGGCCTGGCCGACTACAAGGTCCACGGCCGGTTCGACGCGAACCCCACCGATGTCGATGCGGCCGAGGCCGGGCTGGTCGAATCGGCCACCGGCTCCGTCTACGGCCGCAGCACCGACGGCGACCCGATCACCCGACTGGGCGACTCGGACGGGTTCGCCTACCCCGCCGATGCTCTCCGCGACATGGCCCTGCAGTGGCAGGCGGCACTGAACCCGGACGGCCTCGCGCCCAACGAGGAGGTCCTCGAGGCGAAGTCCACGTTCTCCTTCGGCGGGATCCGCAACGGCCTCTACCCCCTCCGCGGCGGGGTCACGCCGGAGCTCAAAGGCATCATCCAAACCCTGTTCAACACCTACCAGTCCGCCCGCACCGCACCCCGGTTCCCCTCCGCCGAGGAACAGGAACGCATCGAAGCCGGCGAACTCGTGCCCGGGGAGATCCTCGACGACCGCAGCGGCGGCGAGAAACGAGCCGACATCCTCCGCGGCATCCTCACCCAGATCGCCCAAGACCCCCGCACCCCCACGATGGGCGGGATGCCACCAACGGTGATGGTGCACGTCAGCGCCGCAGACCTCCTCGCCGGCATCGGCGTCGGCTGGATCGACGGCGTCGACGCACCCTTGTCGATGAAAACGATCAACCAGATGGTCGACAACGGCGGCATCCGCCCGGTGTTCTTCGGCGGCAACGGCGCCGTCCTCGCCCTGGGCAACAAAGCCCGCTGCTTCAGCCCCCTCCAACGCCGCGCCATCACCGCCCGAGACGGCGGCTGCATCGTCCCGAACTGCACCAGCCCGGCCCAATGGACCGAACTCCACCACGTCATCCCCTGGCAGAACGGCGGCCGCACCGACATCGACAACGGGGTACTGCTCTGCTGGTACCACCACCACACCATCGACACCGCCGGGTGGAACATCCGCATGGTCAACGGCTTGCCCCAAGTGAAGGCACCGCACTGGCTCGACCCCACCGGCACATGGCGCCGACCCAACCAACACCGCGCCCACGACCCCAACACCCGAAAACCACCCAACACGGAATGA
- a CDS encoding IS110 family transposase — MTDNHQKIIIGVDTHKDFHHVAVISALGESLTDRKFDATPDGYAALIAWVTGQGDVLRAGVEGTGSYGAGLTARLRSAGIEVIDVLAPDKQERRLRGKTDQIDAYSAARAVLSKRATTVPKIRDGEVEAIRILRTSRRLVVKQRTEIMNQLHSLLVSAPETLRAKFAGLKAKDLAKACARLRELAGDDVVTAATKDAAKSLGRRHVELSLEADRFEESIRALVTAYAPELLAVYGVGPDVAATLLTVAGENVDRIGTESALAHLAGTAPIPASSGKTNRHRLNRGGNRQGNAAFHRIVLVRMKRHPETRAYVEKTLARGKTKRDTMRLLKRYLAREIFPILIAVQERHATTQIAA, encoded by the coding sequence ATGACCGACAACCACCAAAAGATCATCATCGGCGTCGATACGCACAAGGATTTCCACCACGTCGCGGTGATCAGCGCACTGGGCGAATCCCTCACGGACCGTAAATTCGATGCCACCCCGGACGGATACGCGGCCCTGATCGCATGGGTCACCGGCCAGGGCGACGTGCTCCGCGCCGGTGTCGAGGGCACCGGCTCCTACGGTGCCGGCCTCACGGCGCGACTGCGCAGCGCAGGCATCGAGGTGATTGATGTGTTGGCGCCGGATAAGCAGGAACGCCGGTTGCGGGGCAAGACGGACCAGATCGACGCGTACTCTGCTGCCCGTGCTGTCTTGTCCAAGCGGGCCACGACGGTGCCGAAGATCCGGGACGGTGAGGTCGAAGCGATCCGGATCCTCCGCACGTCTCGGCGCCTGGTCGTCAAGCAGCGCACCGAGATCATGAACCAGCTGCACAGCCTGCTCGTCAGCGCCCCGGAAACTCTCCGCGCAAAGTTCGCCGGTCTCAAGGCCAAAGACCTCGCGAAAGCCTGCGCGCGCTTGCGGGAGCTGGCCGGCGATGATGTCGTCACCGCCGCGACGAAGGACGCCGCGAAGTCTTTGGGCCGCCGTCACGTTGAGTTGAGCCTTGAGGCTGACCGGTTCGAGGAGAGCATCCGCGCCCTCGTCACCGCTTACGCCCCGGAACTGCTCGCCGTTTATGGGGTTGGACCGGATGTTGCCGCGACGCTGCTGACCGTCGCGGGCGAGAACGTGGACCGGATCGGCACCGAATCCGCCCTCGCTCACTTGGCCGGGACCGCACCGATCCCGGCGTCGTCAGGGAAAACGAACCGGCACCGGCTCAACCGTGGCGGCAACCGGCAAGGCAACGCCGCGTTCCACCGCATTGTCTTGGTCCGTATGAAACGCCACCCCGAGACCCGCGCCTACGTCGAGAAGACCCTGGCGCGCGGCAAGACCAAACGCGACACCATGCGCCTCCTCAAGCGCTACCTCGCCCGAGAGATCTTCCCCATCCTCATCGCCGTCCAAGAACGCCACGCAACCACCCAAATCGCCGCTTGA
- a CDS encoding class II glutamine amidotransferase: MCRWLAYIGEPLRPSTIVLDATHSIVAQSLDSPLGAETVNGDGFGFGWYASGAAATAEPALFHSIEPAWNDQNLRELTRAIESPLFFTHVRAAAGPPIQQTNCHPFRYENWMFMHNGAISGWRDLKRDLTLAIDPGLYPNVLGTTDSEVLFHLALTLGLRDDPIAAVGRAIRMVESVGHEHDVRFPWQGTVAVSDGSTLWAFRYSSQGRTRSLFHSTDIPTLREMYPDQERLAAFGDHARVVVSEPLNDLPGVFVEVPESTAVVLDVDGYRHESFLGD; this comes from the coding sequence ATGTGCAGATGGCTGGCCTATATCGGGGAACCGTTGCGTCCCTCCACGATCGTGCTCGACGCCACCCACTCGATCGTCGCGCAATCGCTGGACTCCCCGCTCGGCGCCGAGACGGTGAACGGTGACGGCTTCGGCTTCGGCTGGTACGCCTCTGGGGCGGCCGCGACCGCCGAACCGGCACTCTTCCACAGCATCGAGCCGGCCTGGAACGACCAGAATCTGCGCGAACTGACGCGGGCGATCGAGAGCCCACTGTTCTTCACGCATGTTCGCGCCGCCGCGGGGCCGCCGATCCAGCAGACCAACTGCCATCCGTTTCGCTACGAGAACTGGATGTTCATGCACAACGGGGCCATCTCGGGCTGGCGGGACCTGAAACGTGACCTCACCCTGGCCATCGACCCTGGCCTGTATCCCAACGTTCTCGGTACGACGGACTCTGAGGTGTTATTCCATCTCGCGCTCACCCTCGGGCTGCGGGACGATCCCATCGCAGCCGTCGGACGCGCGATCCGCATGGTCGAGTCCGTGGGCCACGAGCACGATGTGCGCTTCCCCTGGCAGGGCACGGTCGCCGTGTCGGACGGCAGCACGCTGTGGGCGTTCCGCTATTCGTCGCAGGGTCGCACGCGCTCCCTGTTCCACTCCACCGACATCCCGACGTTGCGTGAGATGTACCCAGACCAGGAGCGGCTGGCGGCGTTCGGGGACCATGCGCGGGTTGTGGTCTCAGAGCCGCTCAACGACCTGCCGGGCGTCTTCGTGGAGGTGCCGGAGTCGACGGCGGTTGTGCTCGACGTCGACGGCTACCGGCACGAGTCGTTCCTGGGCGACTGA
- a CDS encoding ABC transporter ATP-binding protein, which produces MISPTGPHHSALDDSALDDSVLAASGLAVRYDRRSVIDGLDLIVPPGSFTAIIGPNACGKSTLLRALAGLLPASSGSVLLDGRDIASYSAKDTARRLGLLPQGAVSPEGITVAELVARGRYAHQRLLRQWSVADEAAVTDALAATRVTDLANRPVDELSGGQRQRVWIAMVLAQQTALILLDEPTTYLDIAHQIEVLNLLHDLNAQGRTIVAVLHDLNHAARYASNIVAMQEGRIVANGAPQSTITAELVAEVFGLPNVVITDPVTGTPLVIPADTRVQHEPAGRA; this is translated from the coding sequence ATGATCTCACCCACAGGACCCCACCATTCCGCGCTGGACGATTCCGCGCTGGACGATTCCGTGCTGGCGGCCAGCGGCCTGGCCGTGCGGTACGACCGCCGGAGCGTCATCGACGGCCTCGACCTCATCGTGCCGCCCGGATCGTTCACCGCGATCATCGGCCCCAATGCGTGCGGAAAGTCCACGCTGCTGCGGGCGCTGGCCGGATTGTTGCCGGCGTCGTCGGGATCCGTCTTGCTGGACGGCCGGGATATCGCCTCGTATTCGGCCAAGGACACGGCCCGCCGGCTCGGCCTGCTGCCGCAAGGCGCCGTATCGCCGGAGGGGATCACCGTGGCCGAGCTCGTCGCGCGCGGCCGCTACGCTCACCAGCGCCTGCTGCGGCAGTGGTCGGTTGCCGACGAAGCGGCAGTCACGGATGCGTTGGCCGCGACCCGTGTCACGGACCTGGCGAACCGGCCCGTGGACGAGCTCTCGGGAGGGCAGCGGCAGCGCGTGTGGATCGCCATGGTGCTGGCCCAGCAGACTGCCCTGATCCTGCTCGACGAGCCCACCACCTACCTGGATATCGCGCATCAGATCGAGGTGCTCAATCTGCTGCACGACCTCAACGCCCAGGGCCGCACCATCGTGGCCGTGCTGCACGACCTCAACCACGCGGCACGGTACGCCTCCAACATCGTCGCGATGCAGGAAGGCCGGATCGTCGCCAACGGAGCTCCGCAGAGCACGATCACGGCCGAACTGGTCGCCGAGGTCTTCGGGTTGCCCAACGTGGTGATCACCGACCCGGTGACCGGTACCCCACTCGTGATCCCCGCGGACACCCGGGTGCAGCACGAACCCGCCGGGAGGGCATGA
- a CDS encoding FecCD family ABC transporter permease yields the protein MSPAISARSGLVGLGVAAIIVVLLLLALTLGDFPVTPAEVIGAVTGRLDGLPRIVVLEWRLPRAAAAVLFGAALAVAGAIFQTVTRNPLASPDIIGLANGSFTGMLVALLALGGSWPLLTAGSLVGGLLAAVAIYLLAYRGGLHGFRFIVVGIGISAMLASVNTWMLLRAELETALFASAWGAGTLNAVTAATAVPAGICIVVLLVLLPPIVPAVRQLDLGDDSASATGVAVGRTRLTAIALAVCLVSVVTAVAGPIAFVALAAPQITRRLTGSPGIPFALSGLVGGALLLCSDLIAQHLIPLTVPVGVVTVVLGGGYLVWLLIHESRRRA from the coding sequence ATGAGTCCGGCCATCAGTGCACGTTCGGGTCTGGTCGGCCTGGGCGTGGCGGCGATCATCGTCGTCCTGCTCCTTCTCGCTCTCACCCTCGGCGACTTCCCCGTCACGCCGGCCGAGGTCATCGGTGCCGTCACCGGTCGCCTGGACGGACTGCCCCGCATCGTTGTTCTCGAGTGGCGACTGCCGCGGGCGGCGGCGGCCGTGTTGTTCGGCGCCGCCCTGGCCGTGGCTGGCGCCATCTTCCAGACCGTGACCCGTAACCCGCTGGCCAGCCCGGACATCATCGGCCTCGCCAACGGCTCGTTCACGGGAATGCTGGTGGCGCTTCTGGCCTTGGGCGGCAGCTGGCCGCTGCTGACCGCCGGTTCCCTGGTCGGCGGGCTGCTGGCCGCCGTGGCCATCTACCTGCTCGCCTACCGCGGCGGCCTGCACGGTTTCCGCTTCATCGTTGTCGGCATCGGCATCTCGGCCATGCTCGCGTCGGTCAATACCTGGATGCTCTTGCGGGCCGAGTTGGAGACCGCCCTCTTCGCGTCGGCGTGGGGCGCGGGCACACTGAATGCCGTCACCGCAGCCACGGCGGTGCCGGCTGGAATCTGCATCGTGGTGCTGCTCGTGCTGCTGCCACCCATCGTCCCGGCCGTTCGACAGCTCGACCTGGGCGACGACAGCGCATCCGCCACCGGGGTCGCCGTCGGTCGCACCCGGCTCACCGCCATCGCCCTTGCGGTGTGCCTGGTGAGCGTCGTGACGGCCGTCGCCGGCCCGATCGCGTTCGTGGCCCTTGCCGCGCCCCAGATCACCCGCCGGCTCACCGGCTCCCCCGGCATCCCCTTCGCCCTGTCCGGCCTGGTGGGCGGCGCGCTGCTGCTCTGCTCCGACCTGATCGCCCAACACCTCATTCCCCTGACCGTGCCCGTGGGGGTGGTGACCGTTGTCCTCGGCGGCGGCTACCTCGTCTGGCTCCTCATCCACGAATCCAGGAGGAGAGCATGA
- a CDS encoding iron chelate uptake ABC transporter family permease subunit: MPYTAWVGTAWVGTAWFRTAWFGIGVVVLVAAVGLSIVVGANPVHPGTVLDTLLGGGTAESRFVVWDQRLPRTAAGLTVGAALGVAGALIQAFTRNPLADPGILGVNAGAAFFVAVGITFLGVTSPSGYVWLACAGALVLTVAVYVIGSAGGPAAGPVRLTVTGVAIGAVFAGLTTGLALTHPDTFDRMRGWSAGSLLERGMDVVLPVLPLVLVGLVLALGAARGLNSIALGPDVARSQGVSVRRIQLVVLAAVTLLAGSATAVAGPLVFVGLVVPHVVRWTLGTDQRGIVLGSLLLGPSLVLLSDVLGRVAVLPSEMPVGIVTAFVGAPVLIALARRRSATAL; encoded by the coding sequence GTGCCTTACACGGCCTGGGTCGGCACGGCCTGGGTCGGCACGGCGTGGTTCCGCACCGCGTGGTTCGGCATCGGCGTGGTCGTGCTGGTCGCGGCCGTCGGACTCTCCATCGTCGTCGGGGCCAACCCGGTGCACCCGGGCACCGTGCTCGACACCCTGCTCGGCGGCGGCACCGCGGAGTCCCGCTTCGTTGTCTGGGACCAGCGCCTGCCCCGCACGGCGGCCGGACTCACGGTGGGAGCCGCCCTCGGCGTGGCCGGGGCGCTCATCCAGGCCTTCACCCGCAACCCGCTCGCGGACCCCGGAATCCTGGGAGTCAACGCGGGAGCCGCCTTCTTCGTGGCCGTGGGAATCACCTTCCTGGGCGTGACCAGCCCGTCGGGGTATGTCTGGCTGGCCTGCGCCGGTGCCCTCGTTCTCACCGTCGCGGTGTACGTGATCGGGTCGGCCGGCGGCCCGGCGGCCGGCCCGGTGCGACTCACCGTCACCGGCGTCGCCATCGGCGCCGTGTTCGCGGGGCTCACCACGGGGCTCGCCCTCACCCACCCCGACACGTTCGACCGGATGCGCGGCTGGAGCGCCGGAAGCCTCCTCGAACGCGGGATGGACGTCGTGCTACCCGTCCTCCCTCTCGTGCTGGTGGGCCTGGTGCTTGCGCTGGGTGCCGCGCGCGGGCTCAACTCGATAGCGCTCGGACCCGATGTGGCCCGGTCGCAAGGCGTCAGCGTACGGCGCATCCAGCTGGTCGTGCTGGCCGCTGTGACGCTCCTGGCCGGCAGCGCCACGGCCGTGGCAGGTCCGCTCGTGTTCGTGGGCCTGGTGGTGCCGCACGTCGTGCGATGGACGCTCGGCACAGACCAGCGCGGGATCGTGTTGGGGTCACTGCTGCTGGGCCCGTCGCTCGTCCTGCTGTCCGATGTGCTGGGGCGGGTCGCGGTGCTTCCGAGCGAGATGCCGGTCGGCATCGTGACGGCCTTCGTGGGCGCGCCCGTGCTGATCGCGCTGGCCCGTCGCCGATCGGCGACAGCACTGTGA